The genomic stretch CTTACTTTCTTCTGTAGGAGGGTTTGTATGGTGGTTATTATGCGCTGCGTTTGTGGACGGCGCACTTCACTGATTTTTTGGTTCTTCGCAATGAGTAGAGATATATTTGCCTCTCCCCTGCAACATTGTCTTGTTAAACCCCGATAATTTAGGTGCAATGCAAGCATGACATGAGTTATAGAATTTTCACCAAGCATGCAGCGAAGCAGCATCCTCCCCTTGTGGATATAAGTTGGTAAATGTTAAACAGGTTGTTTCAAGTGAGAACCCTACATAATTAGAATAGGCAATTGTTTCAGCTGCACAATTTTGTGGGATGCTACTTAATATATAAATTTTATGGTGATTAAGAGTAATTACCCTTTTCATAAGACATCCTTAGAGCCGTGAATCCAATAACCGGAAAGGATGGTGCCATGGATTGGAGAGCTGTGTATGCGTTAATGGCTGGCTCCCCCCAAACTGTTACTATCATTACCTGTTCAGAACTACATTACAAAACAATATTATAGGTGAGGCATGGTGTGAACTATTGTTTCTATGTTTATGCTATGGATGAAGTTTTGCACCTGTGATCAATGATGATAACCTCACAGGCCTCTCTTGGCCGGCCACTGTGTGTCGGAACTTGGTATTTTTGACTCACATATACAACAATTCCCAAGACATCTACAGTTCATtgttaatttgttagaaatagaACAACTACAATTTTTGACCCATTTTGTCAGCAGTACCAAATTTTCAATCTAAGAAATTTTTAGCGATGTCTCACCGTATCGATGCCCAAGTGACAGCTCTCTTGGGATAGATGCGAGCAAGATGTATTGAGGTAAACATGTGGAATCAGGTCCATAAATACGCTGAATGGTTGTCTTACTGTTAAAGTAAATGTGATACACTGGCTTTTCTGGAGTTGCATAGGTCTGAACAGATAACACATCCACCTCCGCATTGTTGATTTCATACTCCATTCCACCATCTATAGCATCCTCAAATATTTCTAGGTCTTCATTGTATAGTATAGTTTTAAGTGTGGCTCCCTGCAGTAGATGAAGCTTTAAACTACCTATACTCAATGTGTGTTTAATTGAAAAACATAACAACAGTAGGTTTTGGAAGATCATGAGCAATATACTTTAACACTGAATATTAAGGAATTGTGTAGAATCTACCTCTTCATCTTCGAATGTAATCACTTGTGATTCCAAACTGCTATTTTCTGATGAAGTATGGAAATTCATTTTGTCGTCGACTTTGAGCTTAATGGAATGTGGAGTTTTGTTACCTGCAATCTGCCTGGCAAGCTTCCTCATAGGGTTCATGGTGACCTTCACAATTACCATTAATATATTAGTGCCTTATTCAAACAAGTTACATATGTAATGTAACAGAATTTTAAAAACAACATTGGAAAATATGGATGGTATGTAAAGAACTTAGACTCACAGTGGTGGTTGATGAAGTGCTCTTAGCATATAGCAGAAAAGTTGTAGTTATAGGAGTTTATGTTGCTTGTAATATTGGTTTAGATATCATGGCAATGATTTATTTTCTTACACATAAAGTACTGTAAATGTATGGCAAGGGTTACTCAGCACTGAAAACAATTACTCTGTCAGCTGCCTATGTGCTAACAAATTATATTTTCTAATTGTGTTGTCATATCAATGGTTAGCTAACCTGCAATGAGTAAATCTATTTGTTAAATTGCTTTATTTGTGGTCTGCTGTTCAGTATAGTAATTTTCACAGCCCCTTTCATATGCTGATTTGTGGGTTCTAATTTTGTGGGATGCAATCATTCAAAGTTAACGAAATGGGCAGTTCAATTTACGACTTTCAATGTGCTAATTTATGGTTTTTGGGTATATGTTAGATGGATAGTTCTTGGTATGCTGGCTAATATTGTTCTGGCAATTTTGCACTTTGCACATCATATAAGCACCTCAATAGAAGGCATTTAAATCACGAACCTAGGTGTAGcaggttttttttttggtcaGTAGTGTTTGCCATAAAGAAGTTAGATAATCTTCAGAGTTGTAAACACGTTTCACAGAATTTATTACAAATTAAGAGGACCTGTCATGGTCTATAATCCTCGGCGAATCCGATATACCAGCGGCAAAGAGTAGCTGTAAGTATTGATGGTGTTTTATGATGAGTACATATTTCTAGGCGCACTTATGTGGACAACTGATTACAAATGAAACATTGTTGTACTTATGCACCATGTTTGGCAGTTATGCTAACCGCTCTTTATTCTGGCATGAGAAGGTGCTTTGGTTAACAAAATAGTTGCCATCTCAGTTCTCGCCTCCCAAAATCTGCAAAATGTTTACCATTTACCCTTGCCGCCATGCAGTTTACTCTAGTGAAAGTTGTTTGAGTACCCACTTGAGCACTCCATTTCTTGAGAGAGTCGGTGCTGGGCCAACTTGAATGTAGAATTTGCTGTTTCGAATGCTACTTTCAGCATCTGTTAGGCATTTGTCACGAACCTGCGTAGATGTATTCATGTATCAGTATTAGAGTATGTTGTCAAATCTTATTAACGGAATCAGCATAGCAGTATCCGGCTAAGGTGTCGTTTATTTTTAAAAGATCTATTTTTTTCGTGTTCTTAAACCGGCTCCAAAAAATCTTTCAAGGATAGACTTAGTTCTCAAACTTACTCCTAGATCCATTGTATAGAAGTCGCTGGCCTTTTTTTGCAGTAGTTTTTCAGCGTCATTGGTGAATGCAGTGAACATGTAAGAACCTGTTTCGTCAACGGCTTCAAAAGTGATGTTCATCCTATATTCATCAATAAAATATATTGTTAGTAACTTTGTCTAAAACTGGTTATTGTTCTTGTTCCTGGATAACCATGAACTGTATGGGCACCTGGGTAATGAGGTTACTGCTTGTCTCTTGCAGGTAGCACAGGTATACTTGACATTGATTTCTTCCTTGCTTCCTGTTCCGCAGTGGATACATCCAAGGTAGAAGCGCACATCCTTTCGATCGAATTCAGGACTTGATACATGAAGCCAGTGACGCTCTTCTTGTAGTGTATCAGCAGCCTGTGAATCTCATATCAGTTTAAACAGTTCCACGTCTAGCCATTTACACCTGGCCGCCACCGGATAATAATCAAGCTACTTATCTTCTTCCATGGCCATGATGTAAATGGCCTTGTAATAAGGCCTTGATGCCTCATATGAAACTTTTACGTATAACTGAGCGTATACATTTTAGAAGCCTCTCATTCAATGCGTCTGTGTATGACTATTGAAATCAGGCCGTAAATATGTGGATTGGGAATTGTGTACCTTTTTAGTGCGTATTTTCCTTGTTGTAGTTGTTACCCGCGTTGTTGTTGGAGCACGAATATCAAACACTTGACAGTGCTTAGCAGAGATTGCTGCCTTATTTGCTGCAGCCCTAATAACATGTAGAAGTAGCCGAGTTAGTTTCGGAGGAAAATTTGCCGGGGTGGCGGTGTTAAAGGAGGGTGGTGTTGGCGCTGTGTTGTGTGCAGAACGGGAGGGGGTCTTCCTTGGGTGGTGGTCTGGTTCAAAGTAGGTACAGACGTTTCTTACCAAGCACGAAGCATATCCGCTTTTTCCCCTTCTGGATTAATCTTCACAAATGTTGATGATGTAGTGGACAGTGAGAAACCTAGCATGGCAGTTTACAGCTTATAAGTAAATGCTGGTCaatttacataaattaaattcaCGGGTAGAACTCTGAACCTTTGTGATAGGACGGCTTTAGAGAGGTTAGACCAATGATTGGGAATGATTCAGCCACTTCTTGTAGTTGCTCCCCTTCTCTAGTGGCCAGTTCCGCCCAAGCAGTTATGATTAGTGGGTGTTCCGTACTACAGCAGTTGAAGTAATAAAGTCATAAACACCTGTACTTACTATGTAAAAGAGCATATAGATTTTGGGAAGTTGTGGTTATTGTGTCGTTACCTATGATCAATAATGATCCATTCACGGACATCCAAAGGTAACCCACTTGGGCGTGGTACCTGGCGCAGCGGCTCCACATAGAGAAGTACGCCAACTACATCTACACATCATCAAATAAGGCAACCTTGTAAGACTAAATGGAAACTCATTTAACAGCATGCAGAAGATGTTAATTTTGGCGTAGCATGAATGCAATTTCAGGTTTAATTTTGATTGCTCACCATATCTGTCATCAGCTGTGTTGGTTCTTGGTATGGCAGCAATGGTGACGTACTCCGGACCAATAGGAGGTTTGGACCCTTCAACAGCTTTGATAATGGTATCGGAACCAAAGCTGAGCTGAAAAGGATGGTCATCAGCACtcactcgatatttctcaggcaTTGGCCTTATCTTTGCATTGGAGATGTCATATTCCACTTTACTTTGTATGATATTTTCGTAAGCGCCAATGTCATCATTGTATAGGATAGTTTTTATCTTGCTGCCCTGTATTTAATGTAGAAGAAATAGGCAGTTAGGTAATAATAGTTGTACTCACAATCAAGACCTGGCTTATAAACAGCCGAATTAAAGTGATTAAAAATAATTGCTCTACTCAACAATTACTGTCAAGGATTCACAATTAACACGCCCATGTCATTGCTGCAGTCATTAAACTCAACGAAAACAGATTACAGACTATTAACCACAATAGCATTAAAGATTAGAGGGTCCTGGGTCTCTAAATTGCACCAAAACTGCAAACTGGTAATGCTTGGGTGGTGACGTATTTCAGGCAGGGGTGTTCTTTCACGCAGCTTTTAAGGCAGTAGCTCAGTGGACAGAAAATGAAGCACATCACTTGGCGGGTGGTTAGCTGACAGTCCTATATTGAGGGAGCAGGTATTATTTTCGTCCCCATTACAATATCTTTTCATATGAAAAATCTCTTTTTCTAACACCTAGGATGACATTTTAAATCGTCCTTTCTTTAGGAAATGATGGTCTATCCTTCAAAACAAGTCAGGCCTGGGTTGATCAATGGCCTGGTCTCTCGTAAAAAATGAATGAAGCTCATGCTTGGTGTTCTAGGACTACATTTCAGCAAGGTAAGTGGCACAGGACGAAGTTTAGGTTCATTATTTGCCTACGATTATTACTAACTTAGCTAAACTACGTAATTAACTGACCGCTTACTCTATAGAGGTCTAGAAATTTAGATCACCCAAAACCTACCCTGTCATTATTATCAGGTGCCACATAAAGACTCAAATTCAGCTATTATAACATTATCTACTTATCAATGCATATTATATAAAC from Silene latifolia isolate original U9 population chromosome 5, ASM4854445v1, whole genome shotgun sequence encodes the following:
- the LOC141657045 gene encoding replication protein A 70 kDa DNA-binding subunit B-like isoform X2, whose protein sequence is MACFQRHHLDDAIFGTGTAFTGSPNFPRFACQVSERLGGSGLILRCQSLEQNLVQLATEHPSMKPEKKLVKDLDDKVGPHTIRLKVIDKGNTQNSPNKRSTHYQRIVFQDEEGSKIKTILYNDDIGAYENIIQSKVEYDISNAKIRPMPEKYRVSADDHPFQLSFGSDTIIKAVEGSKPPIGPEYVTIAAIPRTNTADDRYDVVGVLLYVEPLRQVPRPSGLPLDVREWIIIDHSTEHPLIITAWAELATREGEQLQEVAESFPIIGLTSLKPSYHKGFSLSTTSSTFVKINPEGEKADMLRAWAAANKAAISAKHCQVFDIRAPTTTRVTTTTRKIRTKKAADTLQEERHWLHVSSPEFDRKDVRFYLGCIHCGTGSKEEINVKYTCATCKRQAVTSLPRMNITFEAVDETGSYMFTAFTNDAEKLLQKKASDFYTMDLGVRDKCLTDAESSIRNSKFYIQVGPAPTLSRNGVLKWVLKQLSLE
- the LOC141655038 gene encoding replication protein A 70 kDa DNA-binding subunit B-like, giving the protein MVIVKVTMNPMRKLARQIAGNKTPHSIKLKVDDKMNFHTSSENSSLESQVITFEDEEGATLKTILYNEDLEIFEDAIDGGMEYEINNAEVDVLSVQTYATPEKPVYHIYFNSKTTIQRIYGPDSTCLPQYILLASIPRELSLGHRYDVLGIVVYVSQKYQVPTHSGRPREACEVIIIDHSSEQVMIVTVWGEPAINAYTALQSMAPSFPVIGFTALRMSYEKGFSLETTCLTFTNLYPQGEDAASLHAWGEANISLLIAKNQKISEVRRPQTQRIITTIQTLLQKKVKNTLQEERHWLQVQLAEFDHTRLRLYLGCSHCGTGNYEDIEVVYTCTDCFTENAISTPRMAITFEATDETGAYFFTALTKNAEQLLEVDATTLYKMLPQEREDYLGQVENQIRCTPIYIEVAPKNSLSRARVLEWYLKQVSRN